A region of Streptomyces cinnamoneus DNA encodes the following proteins:
- a CDS encoding sodium:solute symporter family protein yields MSADATIATAVFGVFMVLTVALGLLAVRGRGSGGGITEWSVGGRSLGTVFIWVLMAGEGYTSFSYLGAAGWGYNYGAPVLYVIAYMSCGYAIGYVVGPTLWAYARRHGLVTITDMVAHRYGRPWLGTAVAVLATVCLLPYIQLQITGMGVVVSTISYGAISLNWAYFIAFAVTTGFVVVSGLRGSAWVSVLKDVLVIGTLGFLAVYVPLHYFDGYGPFLDRVVAEKPDWLTFSGHGGSGLDGSWFVSTSLLNSLTVVIFPTTVAGYLGARNADALRRNAMLLPLYNVLLFVPMLLGMAAVFVVPGLTGAGSNLALFKLVVDSLPAWAVGLIGVAAALSSIVPMAVFMLVIGTMWGRSALGAVPALARRPDRQKAAAQIVVVASGVLALVMTYTAPNTLVRLSLISYEGMAQLVPMILLGLVWRRLTLWGAVSGLVAGGALVCALVFTEHDPVGGANAGAVALGLNVAVALVVSWLGPKPVDARPDDEVLARDPGRDGSAGAVVGGGV; encoded by the coding sequence ATGAGCGCCGACGCGACGATCGCCACAGCCGTCTTCGGCGTCTTCATGGTCCTCACCGTCGCCCTGGGGCTCCTCGCCGTCCGCGGCCGGGGCAGCGGCGGCGGCATCACCGAGTGGTCGGTGGGCGGCCGCAGCCTGGGGACGGTCTTCATCTGGGTGCTGATGGCCGGTGAGGGCTACACGAGCTTCAGCTACCTCGGCGCCGCCGGCTGGGGCTACAACTACGGCGCCCCGGTCCTCTACGTCATCGCGTACATGTCGTGCGGCTACGCCATCGGGTACGTCGTCGGCCCCACCCTGTGGGCCTACGCCCGCCGGCACGGCCTCGTGACCATCACGGACATGGTGGCCCATCGCTACGGCCGCCCCTGGCTCGGCACGGCGGTTGCCGTCCTGGCGACGGTCTGCCTGCTGCCGTACATCCAGCTCCAGATCACGGGCATGGGCGTGGTCGTCTCGACCATCTCCTACGGCGCGATCAGCCTGAACTGGGCCTACTTCATCGCGTTCGCCGTGACGACCGGCTTCGTGGTGGTGAGCGGGCTGCGCGGCAGCGCCTGGGTGTCGGTGCTCAAGGACGTGCTGGTCATCGGCACGCTGGGCTTCCTCGCCGTCTACGTGCCCCTGCACTACTTCGACGGCTACGGCCCCTTCCTGGACCGCGTCGTGGCGGAGAAGCCGGACTGGCTGACCTTCAGCGGCCACGGCGGCAGCGGCCTGGACGGCAGCTGGTTCGTCAGCACGAGCCTGCTGAACTCCCTGACGGTCGTCATCTTCCCGACCACCGTGGCGGGCTATCTGGGGGCGCGCAACGCCGACGCCCTGCGGCGCAACGCGATGCTGCTGCCGCTCTACAACGTGCTGCTGTTCGTGCCGATGCTGCTGGGCATGGCGGCGGTCTTCGTGGTGCCGGGGCTGACCGGCGCGGGGTCGAACCTCGCGCTCTTCAAACTGGTGGTCGACTCGCTGCCGGCCTGGGCGGTGGGCCTGATCGGTGTGGCGGCGGCGCTGTCGTCGATCGTGCCCATGGCGGTGTTCATGCTGGTCATCGGCACGATGTGGGGCCGCAGCGCGCTGGGCGCCGTTCCCGCGCTGGCCCGGCGGCCGGACCGGCAGAAGGCCGCGGCGCAGATCGTCGTGGTGGCGTCCGGGGTGCTGGCCCTGGTCATGACCTACACCGCCCCCAACACGCTGGTGCGGCTCTCGCTCATCTCGTACGAGGGCATGGCGCAGCTCGTACCGATGATCCTGCTGGGCCTGGTGTGGCGGCGGTTGACGCTGTGGGGAGCGGTGAGCGGTCTGGTGGCGGGCGGTGCGCTGGTGTGCGCCCTCGTCTTCACCGAGCACGACCCCGTGGGGGGCGCGAACGCCGGGGCGGTGGCGCTCGGGCTGAACGTGGCGGTGGCGCTGGTGGTGTCGTGGCTGGGGCCGAAGCCCGTGGACGCGCGTCCCGACGACGAGGTGCTGGCCCGGGATCCGGGGCGGGACGGGTCCGCCGGTGCCGTTGTCGGTGGCGGGGTCTAG
- a CDS encoding fumarylacetoacetate hydrolase family protein — MRLLRVGPAGAERPALLEEDGTLRDLSALVRDVDGALIGDEAALSRIRAAAGARILPALDPHGLRIGPPLGRIGKIVGIGVNYRDFVATARMATPAEPVLFLKAPDTVVGPDDTVLVPRGSEKTDWEIELAVVIGRTARSLRTDDEAMAAVAGYALVNDVSEREFQNERGGQWDKGKNCETFNPLGPWLVTADEIRDPQDLRMRLWVNGALMQDSSTAEQIFPVAFLVRYVSRFMTLYPGDVINTGTPAGVAVSRPAPKPYLRAGDVMELEIEGLGRQRQQVKDA, encoded by the coding sequence ATGAGACTGCTGCGTGTCGGGCCCGCCGGGGCGGAGCGCCCGGCGCTGCTGGAGGAGGACGGGACGCTGCGCGACCTGTCCGCGCTGGTACGGGACGTGGACGGGGCACTGATCGGCGACGAGGCCGCGCTGTCCCGCATCCGGGCGGCAGCGGGGGCCCGCATCCTGCCCGCCCTCGACCCGCACGGTCTGCGGATCGGCCCGCCGCTGGGCCGTATCGGCAAGATCGTCGGCATCGGGGTGAACTACCGGGACTTCGTCGCCACGGCCCGCATGGCCACGCCGGCCGAACCGGTGCTGTTCCTCAAGGCCCCGGACACGGTCGTCGGCCCGGACGACACCGTGCTGGTGCCCCGCGGCAGCGAGAAGACGGACTGGGAGATCGAGCTGGCCGTCGTCATCGGGCGTACGGCGCGCTCTCTGCGGACGGACGACGAGGCGATGGCGGCGGTCGCCGGCTACGCCCTGGTGAACGACGTCTCGGAACGCGAGTTCCAGAACGAGCGGGGCGGCCAGTGGGACAAGGGCAAGAACTGCGAGACCTTCAACCCGCTGGGGCCCTGGCTGGTGACCGCCGACGAGATACGCGACCCCCAGGACCTGCGCATGCGGTTGTGGGTCAACGGCGCGCTGATGCAGGATTCCAGCACGGCGGAGCAGATCTTCCCCGTGGCCTTCCTGGTGCGCTATGTGAGCCGCTTCATGACGCTGTATCCGGGGGACGTCATCAATACGGGCACACCGGCGGGGGTGGCGGTCTCCCGCCCCGCGCCGAAGCCGTATCTGCGGGCCGGGGACGTGATGGAACTGGAGATCGAAGGACTGGGACGGCAGCGGCAGCAGGTCAAGGACGCCTAG
- a CDS encoding DUF6412 domain-containing protein: MSVLLYVLAELFLAQSTLSGLMSAVAFAAATSVVTAAALLLSAVAAARTGSGPLTPTRIRTAIRDRELRTAFLAQRDPDAQGRRRPRAPGRPLLTAA, from the coding sequence ATGAGCGTGCTGCTCTATGTCCTCGCCGAACTGTTCCTCGCGCAGAGCACCTTGAGCGGTCTGATGAGCGCCGTCGCGTTCGCCGCCGCCACCTCCGTCGTGACCGCCGCCGCGCTGCTGCTGAGCGCCGTGGCCGCGGCCCGCACGGGCAGCGGGCCGCTCACGCCGACGCGCATACGCACCGCGATACGGGACCGGGAGCTGCGTACGGCGTTCCTCGCCCAGCGCGATCCCGACGCCCAGGGCCGTCGACGGCCCCGAGCGCCCGGCCGTCCCCTCCTGACGGCCGCATAG
- a CDS encoding SGNH/GDSL hydrolase family protein: protein MNRPPLPRGAAYAVLAALAAVVIVVSTAIFLGVGGPGDDSDRGPRAPRRSAAPAVTGGWTGSWSTSPAAAEPNTAHGFADQTIRNVVHTTLAGSSARIQLSNLYGTQPLAISHATLALAAAPHSPAAEPGSMRPITFGGQPTAIIPAGQALVSDPVRFTVPYAADLLVTTYSPTPSGPATFHPHARQTSYLADGDQADATDGAPFVTRTTYWRYLTGVDVWNSEAHGSVAVLGDSITDGVSATVDADHRWTDYLAARLNSEPGAPRYGVLNEGISGNRVLLSGQGASPTANPSALERFDRDVLSRAGVRVVVVELGINDILRQPQQADPGRITAGLRQLVDRAHLRGLRVIGSTLTPFGGRTGAGPQHEAVRQGVNEEIRAGRVFDDVVDFDQALRDPEQPQRLLPAYDCGDHLHPSDAGYRAMADTLDVEKLKAQPAAAL from the coding sequence ATGAACAGGCCACCCCTGCCCCGCGGCGCGGCCTACGCCGTGCTCGCCGCGCTGGCGGCCGTGGTGATCGTGGTCTCGACCGCGATATTCCTCGGGGTCGGCGGCCCCGGGGACGACTCGGACCGGGGCCCGCGCGCGCCCCGCCGCTCCGCCGCGCCCGCCGTGACGGGCGGCTGGACCGGCTCCTGGTCCACCTCCCCCGCGGCCGCGGAACCGAACACCGCGCACGGATTCGCGGACCAGACCATCCGGAACGTGGTACACACCACGCTCGCCGGCAGCAGCGCCCGCATCCAGCTCTCCAACCTCTACGGCACCCAGCCCCTGGCCATCAGCCACGCCACCCTGGCGCTGGCCGCGGCCCCCCACAGCCCGGCCGCCGAGCCCGGCAGCATGCGGCCGATCACCTTCGGCGGGCAGCCCACGGCGATCATCCCGGCGGGTCAGGCGCTGGTCAGCGACCCGGTCCGGTTCACCGTCCCCTACGCGGCCGACCTGCTGGTGACCACGTACTCGCCCACGCCCTCGGGCCCGGCGACCTTCCACCCGCACGCCCGCCAGACGTCCTACCTCGCGGACGGCGACCAGGCCGACGCCACCGACGGCGCGCCCTTCGTCACCCGGACCACCTACTGGCGCTACCTCACCGGTGTGGACGTCTGGAACTCCGAGGCCCACGGCTCGGTCGCGGTGCTGGGCGACTCGATCACGGACGGCGTGTCCGCCACGGTGGACGCCGACCACCGCTGGACGGACTACCTCGCCGCCCGCCTGAACAGCGAGCCCGGCGCCCCGCGCTACGGCGTCCTCAACGAGGGCATCAGCGGCAACCGCGTCCTGCTCAGCGGCCAGGGGGCGTCGCCCACCGCCAATCCCAGCGCCCTGGAGCGCTTCGACCGCGACGTCCTCTCCCGCGCGGGCGTCCGCGTCGTGGTGGTGGAACTGGGCATCAACGACATCCTGCGCCAGCCCCAGCAGGCCGACCCCGGCCGGATCACGGCGGGGCTGCGGCAGCTGGTCGACCGGGCGCACCTGCGGGGCCTGCGGGTGATCGGCTCCACTCTGACGCCGTTCGGCGGGCGCACGGGCGCCGGTCCCCAGCACGAGGCCGTGCGCCAGGGGGTCAACGAGGAGATCCGCGCCGGGCGCGTCTTCGACGACGTCGTGGACTTCGACCAGGCACTGCGCGACCCGGAGCAGCCGCAGCGGCTGCTGCCGGCGTACGACTGCGGCGACCACCTGCACCCGAGCGACGCGGGCTACCGGGCCATGGCCGACACCTTGGACGTGGAGAAGCTCAAGGCGCAGCCGGCCGCGGCGCTCTGA
- a CDS encoding YidC/Oxa1 family membrane protein insertase: MSLFPTLGSLLSHLADALDPLFGASATAAAIILVTLGVRLALHPLARSAARGERRRAELAPQVAKLRRRHKNDPERLVRAMGELHKKEGVSPLGGFLPMLPQLPVFYVMYHLFSTGSGGSGLLDHALLGAPLGGRWADALGDGGVFGARGLVYLGLFALVAAVATWTYRTARAAAAALPGTDGTAGADDPATAAMAKVAKVAPLLSFGTLVTVAVVPLAAGLYLVTSTTWSAVERACLKGLRTPRTGGGKSGSKGKSAVA; encoded by the coding sequence ATGTCTCTTTTCCCGACCCTTGGTTCACTTCTCTCCCACCTCGCCGACGCGCTCGACCCGCTGTTCGGCGCCTCGGCGACGGCCGCTGCGATCATCCTGGTGACGCTGGGCGTACGGCTCGCCCTGCACCCGCTGGCCCGGTCGGCGGCGCGCGGCGAGCGCAGGCGCGCCGAGTTGGCCCCGCAGGTGGCGAAGCTCCGGCGCCGCCACAAGAACGACCCGGAGCGGCTGGTCCGCGCGATGGGTGAGCTGCACAAGAAGGAAGGAGTGTCCCCGCTGGGCGGCTTCCTGCCGATGCTGCCCCAGCTGCCGGTGTTCTACGTGATGTACCACCTGTTCTCCACCGGCTCCGGCGGTTCCGGACTGCTCGACCACGCGCTGCTGGGGGCGCCGCTCGGCGGCCGCTGGGCGGACGCGCTCGGCGACGGCGGGGTGTTCGGCGCCCGGGGCCTGGTCTATCTGGGCCTGTTCGCGCTCGTCGCGGCGGTCGCCACGTGGACGTACCGCACCGCCCGCGCGGCGGCGGCCGCGCTGCCCGGCACGGACGGCACGGCGGGAGCGGACGACCCGGCCACGGCGGCGATGGCGAAGGTGGCCAAGGTGGCGCCCCTGCTGTCCTTCGGCACGCTGGTCACGGTCGCCGTCGTCCCGCTCGCGGCCGGGCTGTACCTGGTGACCAGCACGACCTGGAGCGCGGTGGAGCGGGCCTGCCTGAAGGGGCTGCGCACGCCGCGGACCGGGGGCGGGAAGAGCGGGAGCAAGGGCAAGTCGGCGGTGGCGTAG
- a CDS encoding DUF3311 domain-containing protein produces MLKKRPTLLWLLAPYVLYLGVLPLVDRVRPTVLGLPFLFFWLLLATLLTPLAVFLAWRGDRRRGRA; encoded by the coding sequence GTGTTGAAGAAACGTCCCACTTTGCTGTGGCTGCTGGCCCCGTACGTGCTCTACCTGGGCGTCCTGCCCTTGGTGGACCGCGTCCGCCCCACCGTCCTCGGCCTGCCCTTCCTCTTCTTCTGGCTGCTGCTGGCGACCCTGCTGACCCCGCTGGCCGTCTTCCTCGCCTGGCGGGGCGACCGCAGGCGAGGCCGCGCATGA
- a CDS encoding choice-of-anchor A family protein: MSEEERARWRPTRPAATVTAALISVGGVLLACAFTAADRTEPVPAGPGPCVPGTCPETYPEPHSGPFAGRDNGVNVFVGGDFTVRQAAGEAEGRVVTLGAFQMAKGGGVPEYYRVGAAGTGSRVPPDNGLPYLRVGGDLRIAPHQRLLAEEGTASGTVAYAGALTGTVAPKAAHDEAAVAEYRQLREELTSASTCYAYDKGVPRKATGTAVNQGNRTLFTGDGKSALQVFNVPFDLTGRSDAPQDLVFEAVPRDATVLVNLTNARGSAKKVVNSSATALVGVRRERLLWNIPDAKEIRLTGSGQLDGAVLAGRRAGLTHLTVPVVNGRFFTAGSLTHESGAGAAGQAIHAYPFEGTLPECGTGPTADPDTAEPAPSPVPSAPATLPADAAAGPPDVAGAAAVAGDARGLSHGGPPMETSMAVGATLIALGAGLALTVLYRTRPED, translated from the coding sequence ATGAGTGAGGAGGAGCGCGCACGCTGGCGGCCCACCCGCCCGGCGGCCACGGTCACGGCCGCCCTGATCAGCGTGGGGGGCGTCCTTCTGGCCTGCGCCTTCACCGCCGCCGACCGCACCGAACCGGTGCCGGCCGGCCCCGGGCCCTGCGTGCCGGGTACGTGCCCGGAGACGTACCCCGAGCCGCACAGCGGGCCCTTCGCCGGCCGGGACAACGGCGTGAACGTCTTCGTCGGCGGCGACTTCACGGTGCGCCAGGCGGCGGGCGAGGCCGAGGGGCGCGTGGTGACCCTGGGTGCCTTCCAGATGGCCAAGGGCGGGGGCGTCCCGGAGTACTACCGTGTGGGCGCGGCGGGCACCGGGTCCCGGGTGCCGCCCGACAACGGCCTGCCGTACCTGCGCGTGGGCGGTGACCTGCGGATCGCCCCGCACCAGCGGCTGCTGGCCGAGGAGGGCACGGCCTCCGGCACCGTGGCGTACGCCGGCGCCCTGACGGGGACGGTCGCCCCCAAGGCGGCGCACGACGAGGCCGCGGTCGCCGAGTACCGGCAGCTGCGCGAGGAGCTGACCTCGGCCAGCACCTGCTACGCGTACGACAAGGGCGTGCCGCGCAAGGCCACGGGCACCGCGGTCAACCAGGGGAACCGCACGCTCTTCACCGGCGACGGGAAGTCCGCGCTCCAGGTCTTCAACGTCCCCTTCGACCTCACCGGCCGGTCCGACGCCCCCCAGGACCTCGTCTTCGAGGCCGTGCCGCGCGACGCCACCGTCCTGGTCAACCTCACCAACGCGCGCGGCAGCGCGAAGAAGGTCGTCAACAGCTCCGCCACGGCCCTCGTCGGGGTCCGCCGCGAACGCCTGCTGTGGAACATCCCCGACGCGAAGGAGATCCGGCTCACGGGCAGCGGCCAGCTCGACGGCGCGGTGCTCGCCGGACGCCGCGCCGGCCTCACGCATCTGACGGTGCCGGTGGTGAACGGGCGGTTCTTCACGGCCGGTTCGCTGACCCACGAGTCGGGGGCGGGCGCGGCGGGCCAGGCCATCCACGCCTACCCCTTCGAGGGCACCCTCCCCGAATGCGGCACGGGCCCGACCGCCGACCCGGACACGGCCGAGCCGGCCCCGTCCCCGGTCCCGAGCGCCCCCGCCACGCTGCCGGCCGACGCGGCGGCCGGCCCGCCCGACGTCGCGGGGGCGGCGGCCGTGGCCGGGGACGCCCGCGGGCTGTCCCACGGCGGCCCGCCGATGGAGACGTCGATGGCGGTCGGCGCCACGCTGATCGCCCTGGGCGCCGGCCTGGCGCTGACGGTGCTGTACCGGACGCGGCCGGAGGACTGA
- a CDS encoding DUF1707 SHOCT-like domain-containing protein has translation MRASDAERERVAEALREAVAEGRLDMEEFDERLEAAYKARTHADLEPLVRDLPVPSAASAAPERAEAGDWAARIGGTATSRGAVGIVGGFQRKGGWTVPRVFTAFCFWGGGEIDLREARFEDREVVIRCIAVMGGMQVTVPPDLDVHVSGIGVMGGFDDKASGTGTPGSPTVRVTGFAFWGGVGVDRKVTKAERKRLREERREQRRLERGDGWGDGRKTLE, from the coding sequence ATGCGAGCCTCCGACGCGGAGCGTGAGCGTGTTGCCGAGGCGTTGCGCGAGGCCGTCGCCGAAGGGCGGCTGGACATGGAGGAGTTCGACGAGCGCCTGGAGGCCGCCTACAAGGCCCGTACGCACGCCGACCTGGAGCCGCTCGTACGGGACCTGCCGGTGCCGTCGGCCGCGTCGGCCGCCCCGGAGCGGGCGGAGGCGGGCGACTGGGCCGCCCGGATCGGCGGTACGGCGACCTCCCGGGGCGCCGTCGGCATCGTCGGCGGCTTCCAGCGCAAGGGCGGCTGGACCGTGCCCCGTGTGTTCACGGCCTTCTGCTTCTGGGGCGGCGGTGAGATCGACCTGCGCGAGGCGCGTTTCGAGGACCGCGAGGTGGTCATCCGCTGCATCGCCGTCATGGGCGGCATGCAGGTCACCGTGCCGCCGGACCTCGACGTGCACGTCAGCGGCATCGGCGTCATGGGCGGCTTCGACGACAAGGCCTCCGGCACGGGCACTCCGGGCTCGCCCACGGTGCGCGTCACCGGCTTCGCCTTCTGGGGCGGCGTCGGCGTCGACCGCAAGGTCACCAAGGCCGAGCGCAAGCGGCTGCGCGAGGAGCGCCGCGAGCAGCGGCGGCTGGAGCGCGGCGACGGGTGGGGGGACGGGCGCAAGACGCTGGAGTGA
- a CDS encoding DUF445 domain-containing protein, with protein MPTAPGGFTYSAADEEKRRGVRRMKALATGLLLAVALVYALATWAQTSTAAGAGAWAGYVAAAAEAGMVGALADWFAVTALFRRPLGLPIPHTAIIPTKKDQLGQNLGEFVGENFLSGEVIRLRLRAVGIGSRLGAWLAEPAHADRVTAELATALRGALTVLRDADVQAVVDEAITRRAEAVEIAPGAGALLEKVVADGGHRRVVDLVCVRAHDWLVEHSDSVMQAVTGGAPGWTPRFVDRKVGERVYKELLRFVTEMRDMPDHPARGAVDRFLADFAHDLQTDDDTRTRVERLKSDVLGRGEVQDVIASAWSSVRAMVVAAAEDERSELRQRTRASILSLGARMTADDRLRGKVDGWLEDAAVYVVTTYRDEVTSLITDTVAGWDAEHTSRKIEAHIGRDLQFIRINGTVVGALAGLAIYTVSRLLGA; from the coding sequence ATGCCCACTGCGCCGGGCGGATTCACCTACAGCGCGGCCGACGAGGAGAAGCGGCGCGGCGTGCGCCGCATGAAGGCGCTGGCGACGGGCCTGCTGCTGGCCGTCGCCCTGGTGTACGCGCTCGCGACGTGGGCGCAGACCTCGACAGCCGCGGGTGCCGGCGCCTGGGCCGGTTACGTGGCGGCCGCGGCGGAGGCCGGCATGGTCGGTGCGCTGGCCGACTGGTTCGCCGTCACCGCCCTCTTCCGGCGACCCCTCGGCCTGCCGATCCCGCACACGGCGATCATCCCGACCAAGAAGGACCAGCTCGGGCAGAACCTCGGTGAGTTCGTCGGGGAGAACTTCCTCTCCGGCGAGGTGATCCGCCTCCGGCTGCGCGCCGTCGGCATCGGCTCCCGCCTGGGCGCCTGGCTCGCCGAGCCCGCCCACGCCGACCGGGTGACCGCCGAACTGGCCACGGCGCTGCGCGGCGCCCTGACCGTCCTGCGCGACGCCGACGTGCAGGCCGTGGTCGACGAGGCCATCACCCGCCGGGCGGAGGCGGTGGAGATCGCGCCGGGCGCCGGCGCCCTGCTGGAGAAGGTCGTCGCGGACGGCGGCCACCGCAGGGTCGTCGACCTGGTGTGCGTACGGGCCCACGACTGGCTCGTCGAGCACAGCGACTCGGTGATGCAGGCCGTCACGGGAGGCGCCCCGGGCTGGACCCCGCGGTTCGTGGACCGCAAGGTCGGCGAGCGCGTCTACAAGGAACTGCTGCGCTTCGTGACGGAGATGCGCGACATGCCGGACCATCCGGCGCGCGGCGCGGTCGACCGCTTCCTCGCCGACTTCGCGCACGACCTCCAGACGGACGACGACACCCGGACCCGCGTCGAGCGCCTGAAGTCGGACGTGCTGGGCAGGGGCGAGGTGCAGGACGTGATCGCCTCGGCCTGGTCCTCGGTGCGGGCGATGGTCGTGGCGGCGGCCGAGGACGAGCGCAGCGAGCTCCGGCAGCGGACCCGCGCCTCGATCCTCTCCCTGGGCGCCCGGATGACGGCCGACGACCGGCTGCGGGGCAAGGTCGACGGCTGGCTGGAGGACGCGGCCGTGTACGTGGTGACGACCTACCGGGACGAGGTCACCTCCCTGATCACGGACACCGTCGCCGGCTGGGACGCGGAGCACACCTCCCGCAAGATCGAGGCCCACATCGGCCGCGACCTGCAGTTCATCAGGATCAACGGCACGGTGGTGGGCGCGCTGGCGGGCCTCGCGATCTACACGGTGTCGAGGCTGCTGGGGGCGTAG